The following DNA comes from Gemmatimonadota bacterium.
CCGGCAGCGGCCGCCGAGGCCGCGGTGCGCGCGGCCATCGAAGGTGGTGCCCCGCTGGAGACTGCCGCGCTGGTGCGGCGGGCCCTTACCGATCTGACCAGGACGTAACGCCTATGTGGTCGACTTCCCGCCCAGCCCGGACTGCCGAGTGGCAGTGCACCCGCTGCGGCGTCACCAACCGGAAACAGGTCGATGTCGATGCCACCGAGGTGCGCGATCGCTGCGTGACCTGTGGCCTCGCGCACATCGTCCGCGTCGATGCGTCGCCCGTGCGCTGGCGCGCGGTGGCGGCCTGACCGCCATGGGCGATCGGCTCGAGGTGACGACCCCGGCAGTGCTCCCCGACGAAGGGATCAACGAGAACGCGCTGCGTCCGTCGCGTCTCGATGAGTTCGTCGGGCAGCCGCAGGTGCGCACCTCGCTCCAGATCGCCATCGATGCCGCGCGCAAGCGCGGCGACCAGCTCGATCACGTGCTCTTCTTCGGGCCGCCCGGCCTCGGCAAGACCACGCTTGCCATGCTGATGGCACGCGAGATGGGCGTGCAGTGCCGCACCACGTCGGGTCCCGTGCTCGAGAAGCCAGGCGATCTGGTCGGACTGCTCACGTCCCTCGGCCCCGGTGACATCCTGTTCATCGACGAGATTCATCGCCTCCGCCCGCAGCTCGAGGAGTTCCTTTACCCGGCGATGGAGGATTTCCGCGTCGATGTCCGATTGAGCGACGGACCCCACGCACAGACGCTGCCGATGAACGTCGAGCGCTTCACGCTGATCGGCGCCACCACACGCTTCGGCCTGCTGACGCCGCCGATGCGCGCGCGCTTCGGACTGGTCGAGCGGCTGCACTTCTATCCCACCGAGGATCTCGCGGCCATCGTGACGCGTTCGGCCAAGGTCCTTGGCATTTCGATCGCGGAGCACGGCGCAGCAGAAATTGCCCGGCGGTCACGCGGTACACCGCGTGTAGCCAACCGGCTGTTGCGGCGCGTGCGAGACTACGCCGAAGTGCGCGCCGATGGCGTGATTACCTCGGACGTGGCCGCCGCCGCGCTGGCACGGCTCAACGTGGACCAGTTCGGCCTCGACGACATGGATAACCGGATCCTCGCCACCATTATCGAGAAGTTCGATGGCGGACCGGTCGGCCTGAGCACCATCGCCGCATCGGTCGGCGAAGACGCCGCGACGCTCGAAGAAGTATACGAGCCGTATCTGCTGCAGCAGGGATTTCTCGAGCGAACGTCGCGCGGACGCGTCGCCACCGCCCACGCGTGGCGTCGCCTCGGCCTCACGCCGCCGCAACGACCCGACAGCCAGCCCTCCCTGCTCGATGGCTGAGCGGCAGTGGACCGCCAGCGACTTCGACTACCCGCTTCCTCCCGACCTTGTTGCGCAGGTGCCCAGCGGGGTGAGGGGCCAGTCGCGGCTGCTGGTTGTCGAGCGCGCGGAGGTGGGTGCGACGCTGGCGCCGCGCCCCACACTGGACTCCACGTTCAGCGACCTACCCTCGCTGATGGCCCCCGGCGATTTGCTCGTGGTCAACGCCACCCGCGTCCGTCACGCGCGCCTGCTGGGAACCCGCCCGGGAGGCGGGCCCGCGGAGATCCTGCTGATTCATCCGGCCACCGACGATCGCTGGGTCGCCATGGGGAAGCCGGGTCGCGCAATGCAGCCAGGAAAGCAGATTCTGCTGGGTGATGGCGTGGCAGTCGAAACCGTTGCGGTGCTCGACGACGGCATGCGCGAGGTGCGCTTCGTGGGGGCGACGGCCGCCGATGCGATTGCACGATTCGGCCGCTTGCCGCTGCCACCCTACATCGATCGCGACCCGACCGCCGACGACGAGACGCGTTACCAGACCGTCTACGCCGATCGCGAAGGAAGTGTCGCGGCCCCAACCGCGGGACTTCACTTCACCACGGAGATGCTCGCGGCGATTCGCGAGCGCGGAGTGGCGATTGCCGAGCTCGATCTCGAGGTGGGCCCGGGAACGTTCCGCCCGGTCGAAGGTGAGGCGATCACGGAACACGTGATGCACGCCGAGCGTTTCGAAATTCCGGTGACGCTGGCCGACGCGATCGTCGCATGCCGGCAACGCGGCGGGAGCGTGTGGGCTGTGGGCACCACTGTGGTTCGCGCTCTCGAGAGTGCCGCGCGCGACGATGGCACGGTGACACCGGGCCACGCGGAGACCCGTCTGATGATCACCCCCGGCTACCACTTTCGTGTGGTCGATCGGCTGATCACGAATTTTCACCTGCCCCGATCTACCCTGTTGATGCTGGTTGCAGCGGTTGCAGGCTACGAAACGACCATGGCCGCCTACCGCCACGCCGTGGCTGAGCGGTACCGGTTCTACAGTTATGGCGACGCGATGTGCATCCTGTGAGGAGCTTCCCATGAGCAATCCGACCCCTTACGTCACCGAAACGCTCGCACTTCTGGGCGATCTGGATCCACTTGTCGTCCTCGCCGAGACGCCGGACTACATCCTGGCGCAGGTCGAGGAACTCGAGGAAGAGCAATTTCACATTCCCGAAGGCCCCGGCAAGTGGTCGCTCGCGCAGGTCTTCATGCATCTCGCTGATGCCGAGATCGCCTTCGGCTGGCGCGCGCGACTGATGCTCACGCAGGAAAATCCGCCGATGCACGGTTGGGACGAGGGTGCCTGGATGACGCGCTTCGACGGTGCCAATACCGACCCGGAGCAAGCGCTCGACACCTTCCTCACACTGCGCGACTGGAACATGCGCGTCTGGCAGGCGGCCACCGCCGCCGACCTCGGTCGCATGGGGATCCACTCGGAGCGCGGCCCCGAATCATTCGACCTGTTGCGTCGAATGACAGCCGGGCACGACCTGCGGCACCGGCGCCAGGTTGATCGCATCGTGGCGAGCCTGCGCTGAGTGTTTGAATTTTCGCTCCAGGGCACGTCGGGCCGCGCGCGCGCGGGCACCCTCACCCTCCCGCACGGCACGGTGCAGACGCCGTGCTTCATGCCGGTGGGCACCCGTGGTGCCGTGCGCGGCCTGCATCCCGACGAAGTGCGTGGCGCTGGCGCGCAGATCATCCTCGGCAACACCTACCATCTGCACCTCCGTCCGGGCGAGGAGGTCGTGGCGCAGATGGGAGGGTTGCACAAGTTCAGCACCTGGGATCGTCCGATGCTCACCGACTCGGGCGGATTTCAGGTCTTCTCGCTGAGCGGGATGCGGAAGCTCGACGAAAACGGTGTCGAGTTCGTCTCGCACATCGATGGCTCGCGGCACCACCTGTCGCCGGAATCGTCGATGGAGATCCAGTGGGCGCTGGGCGCCGATGTCGCGATGGCGTTCGATCATCTCCTTCCCGGCCAGTCGACCCACGCCGATGCCCGGGACGCGATGCAGCGGACCTTGCGCTGGCTCGAACGCTCACGGCGCCGGCACGATGAGCTCGCTGCCGGCGGCCCCCCGAAGCAGACCCTCTGGCCGATCGTCCAGGGCGGGACCCACGACGATCTCCGACTCGCTTCGCTGGAAGGGATTCTCGAGCAGGGGCCCTGGACCGGCGTCGCGATCGGCGGACTCTCGGTGGGTGAGACCAAACCGGCGATGCATCACGTTCTCGACGTGCTCGCGCCGAGCCTGCCGGCCGAGCGGCCGCGTTATCTTATGGGCGTAGGATTCCCCGACGACCTGCTTGAAGGGATCGCCCGGGGGGTCGACATGTTCGACTGCGTCGCCGCGACGCGCAATGGCCGACACGGCAGTGCGTGGACGGCCGACGGCAAGGTGCAGGTGCGGGGAGCGCCACTGCGGCTCGATGAGGGGCCGCTCGATCCCGAATGCGATTGTGAGGGGTGCACGCGCTTCTCGCGAGCCTACCTCCGCCATCTCTTCGTCGCCGAGGAACAACTCGGGCCGCGGCTGGTGTCGATCCACAATCTGCGCTTCCTCATTCGCCTCGCCGACACGGCGCGTGAGCGGATTCTCGATGGGACGTTCGAACCGTGGGCTGCCGCGTGGCGGGAGCGCTACTTCGCCAAAGGAAAAGGGAAATGAACAATCAGATGACCGTGCTGCTCATTCAGGTGCTCGCGATCGGCGGGGTGTTCTACTTCTTCATCATCCGGCCGCAGAGCGCCGCACGGAAGAAGGCGGAGGAGATGTTGGCGGCCCTGAAGAAGGGCGATGACGTGACCACCGCCGGCGGGATCGTCGGCAAGGTCACCGCCGTGAAGGACAACCTGGTCACGATCGAGAGCGGGACGGCATCGCTCGTGGTCGAGCGCTCGCGCATCGTCCGGGTCGGCAACCAGAGCGCCCCGAACACGGCGGCCTGATGGCGGTCCTCGATATCCACCTTCTGGGCTCGCCCGTGTTGCGGCAGCGCGCCGACGAGATCACCACGGTGGACGATGACGTGCGCGCCCTGATCGACAACATGTTCGAGACGATGGGCGTTGCCATGGGCGTGGGCCTCGCCGCCAACCAGATCGGCGTCGCGCGGCGCATCGCGGTCATCAATGCCGAAGGGCACACCTTCGCGATGATCAACCCGCAGATCGTCGCGGAGGAGGGAAAGGCGACGGCCGAAGAAGGGTGCCTTTCGATTCCGGAAGCGTTCGCCGAAGTCACCCGGCCCGAGCGCGTGACGCTCGAGGCGCTGGACGAAGAAGGGAAGCCGTTCCGGGTCGAAGCGGCTGGTCTGGTAGCCCGCGCGATCCAGCACGAGATCGATCACCTCGATGGCATTCTCTTCATCGATCATCTCTCGCCGATGAAGCGACAGCTGCTCGTGACGCGCTGGAAGAAGGACAACCGTGGCGAGTCCCTCACGCGCACGCCGCGGCCCGAGGAGTCGGAAGCCACGGACTGATGCGCGTCCTCTTCTTCGGGACGCCGGACTTCGCGGTTCCGTCCCTCCAGGCCCTGCTCGCTGCCGGTATTGATGTCACCCTCGTGGTGACACAGCCGGATCACGGGCAGGGTCACTTGCATCGCACCCCGCGGCCGCCCGCCGTGAAGCTCGTCGCCGAGGCCGCCGGACTCCCCATCGCGCAGCCCGAACGTCCGCGGGGCGACGACTTCTATCAGCAGCTGCGCGACGCGAACGCCGACCTCGGCGTGGTGGTCGCCTACGGGCACCTGCTGCGCCCCGAGTTGCTCGCCATTCCTCGCCTCGGCTTCGTCAACGTGCACGCGTCGCTGCTACCGCGCTGGCGAGGCGCTGCACCGATTCACTGGGCACTCCTCTCGGGCGACGAAGAAACCGGCGTCAGCATCATGCGGGTCGAGGCGGGGCTTGATACTGGTGCGGTCTGGCACACCAGGGCGCACCGCGTGCGTCCCACCGACACCACCGGCCTGCTCTTCAGTGAACTCGCGACGCTTGGTGCCGAAGCATTGATCGAGGCGCTCCCGCTCATCGCCAGCGAGATGC
Coding sequences within:
- the ruvB gene encoding Holliday junction branch migration DNA helicase RuvB — its product is MGDRLEVTTPAVLPDEGINENALRPSRLDEFVGQPQVRTSLQIAIDAARKRGDQLDHVLFFGPPGLGKTTLAMLMAREMGVQCRTTSGPVLEKPGDLVGLLTSLGPGDILFIDEIHRLRPQLEEFLYPAMEDFRVDVRLSDGPHAQTLPMNVERFTLIGATTRFGLLTPPMRARFGLVERLHFYPTEDLAAIVTRSAKVLGISIAEHGAAEIARRSRGTPRVANRLLRRVRDYAEVRADGVITSDVAAAALARLNVDQFGLDDMDNRILATIIEKFDGGPVGLSTIAASVGEDAATLEEVYEPYLLQQGFLERTSRGRVATAHAWRRLGLTPPQRPDSQPSLLDG
- the queA gene encoding tRNA preQ1(34) S-adenosylmethionine ribosyltransferase-isomerase QueA, producing the protein MAERQWTASDFDYPLPPDLVAQVPSGVRGQSRLLVVERAEVGATLAPRPTLDSTFSDLPSLMAPGDLLVVNATRVRHARLLGTRPGGGPAEILLIHPATDDRWVAMGKPGRAMQPGKQILLGDGVAVETVAVLDDGMREVRFVGATAADAIARFGRLPLPPYIDRDPTADDETRYQTVYADREGSVAAPTAGLHFTTEMLAAIRERGVAIAELDLEVGPGTFRPVEGEAITEHVMHAERFEIPVTLADAIVACRQRGGSVWAVGTTVVRALESAARDDGTVTPGHAETRLMITPGYHFRVVDRLITNFHLPRSTLLMLVAAVAGYETTMAAYRHAVAERYRFYSYGDAMCIL
- the fmt gene encoding methionyl-tRNA formyltransferase, with translation MRVLFFGTPDFAVPSLQALLAAGIDVTLVVTQPDHGQGHLHRTPRPPAVKLVAEAAGLPIAQPERPRGDDFYQQLRDANADLGVVVAYGHLLRPELLAIPRLGFVNVHASLLPRWRGAAPIHWALLSGDEETGVSIMRVEAGLDTGAVWHTRAHRVRPTDTTGLLFSELATLGAEALIEALPLIASEMPPTPQDDHAATIAPKVAREIARIDWREPARAVSCRIRAMDPRPGAWATIAGHEMKLFGPRVVESKVAAAGTLMETDHHLVVACGSGALEIAEVQPSGKRRMSAVDWIRGSGVAPGARFE
- the tgt gene encoding tRNA guanosine(34) transglycosylase Tgt; protein product: MFEFSLQGTSGRARAGTLTLPHGTVQTPCFMPVGTRGAVRGLHPDEVRGAGAQIILGNTYHLHLRPGEEVVAQMGGLHKFSTWDRPMLTDSGGFQVFSLSGMRKLDENGVEFVSHIDGSRHHLSPESSMEIQWALGADVAMAFDHLLPGQSTHADARDAMQRTLRWLERSRRRHDELAAGGPPKQTLWPIVQGGTHDDLRLASLEGILEQGPWTGVAIGGLSVGETKPAMHHVLDVLAPSLPAERPRYLMGVGFPDDLLEGIARGVDMFDCVAATRNGRHGSAWTADGKVQVRGAPLRLDEGPLDPECDCEGCTRFSRAYLRHLFVAEEQLGPRLVSIHNLRFLIRLADTARERILDGTFEPWAAAWRERYFAKGKGK
- the yajC gene encoding preprotein translocase subunit YajC, whose translation is MNNQMTVLLIQVLAIGGVFYFFIIRPQSAARKKAEEMLAALKKGDDVTTAGGIVGKVTAVKDNLVTIESGTASLVVERSRIVRVGNQSAPNTAA
- the def gene encoding peptide deformylase, with amino-acid sequence MAVLDIHLLGSPVLRQRADEITTVDDDVRALIDNMFETMGVAMGVGLAANQIGVARRIAVINAEGHTFAMINPQIVAEEGKATAEEGCLSIPEAFAEVTRPERVTLEALDEEGKPFRVEAAGLVARAIQHEIDHLDGILFIDHLSPMKRQLLVTRWKKDNRGESLTRTPRPEESEATD
- a CDS encoding DinB family protein, with the protein product MSNPTPYVTETLALLGDLDPLVVLAETPDYILAQVEELEEEQFHIPEGPGKWSLAQVFMHLADAEIAFGWRARLMLTQENPPMHGWDEGAWMTRFDGANTDPEQALDTFLTLRDWNMRVWQAATAADLGRMGIHSERGPESFDLLRRMTAGHDLRHRRQVDRIVASLR